The Streptomyces kanamyceticus DNA segment AGGACTGCAGCGGCACCTGCGCGGACTTGCCGCACGCGGCGAGCAGCAGCATCAGGCCGATGGCCGTGAGCTTGCCCTCCGACGTGTCACCCGTGGCCTCCAGGACGGGCCCGAAGGCGAACGTCCCGAAGGTGGTGAACATCAGCATGATGGCGATCGAGAGGCCCATGTCGCCGACCCGGTTGACCAGGAAGGCCTTCTTCGCGGCGGTGGCCGCGCTGGGCTTGTGCTGCCAGAAGCCGATCAGGAGGTACGAGGCGAGGCCGACGCCCTCCCATCCGACGTACAGGAGCAGGTAGTTGTCGGCGAGGACCAGGAGGAGCATCGCCGCGAGGAAGAGGTTCAGGTAGCCGAAGAAGCGGCGGCGCCGATCGTCGTGCTCCATGTACCCGACGGAGTAGATGTGGATCAGGGTGCCCACACCGGAGATCAGCAGGACGAACGTCATCGACAGCTGGTCGAGCTGGAAGGCGACGTCCGCCTGGAAGCCCTCTACGGGGATCCAGCTGAACAGGTGCTGGGACAGCGAGCGCTCCTCGGCGCCCTTGCCCAGCATGTCGGTGAACAGCACGACGGCGATGACGAAGGAGGCGGCCGCGAGCAGCGTGCCGAGCCAGTGGCCCACGCGGTCCAACGCCCGCCCGCCGCACAGCAGTACGGCCGCTCCGAGCAGAGGCGCCGCGACGAGCAGCGCAATCAGGTTCTCCACGATTCAGCGACCCCTTACAGCTTCATCAGGCTGGCGTCGTCGACCGAGGCCGAGTGGCGGGAACGGAACAGCGACACGATGATCGCGAGCCCGACCACGACCTCCGCGGCGGCGACGACCATCGTGAAGAAGGCGATGATCTGGCCGTCGAGGTTGCCGTGCATGCGGGAGAACGTGACGAACGCGAGGTTGCAGGCATTGAGCATCAGCTCGATGCACATGAACACCACGATCGCGTTCCGCCTGATGAGCACGCCGGTCGCGCCGATCGCGAACAACAGGGCGGAGAGATAGAGGTAGTTGACCGGGTTCACTTCGACGCCTCCTCGGTCCGTCCGCTGTCGGTGCGGCGCAGGTCGGGCCGCTCGAGCCGATCGGTGGAGCGCTGCTCGAGCGCCCGCAGGTCTTCGAGCGCCTCGTCCGACACGTCGCGGATCTGGCCGCGCTCGCGCAGGGTCTGCATGACCGTGAGCTCGGAGGGGGTGCCGTCGGGGAGCAGGCCCGCGATGTCCACGGCGTTGTGCCGTGCGTAGACGCCGGGGGCGGGCAGCGGCGGCAGGTGCTTGCCCTCGCGCACCCGCTCCTCGGCCCGCTCGCGCTGGGTCTTGGCGCGCTCCGTACGCTCGCGGTGGGTCATCACCATCGCGCCGACCGTGGCCGTGATGAGCAGGGCGCCGGTGATCTCGAAGGCGAAGACGTACTTCGTGAAGATGAGCCCCGCGAGGCCCTCCACATTGCCGCCCGCGTTCGCCTTGCCCAGGCCGTTGAACTCCTTCACGGAGGCGTTCCCGATGCCCGCGAAGAGCAGCACCGCGAAGCCGAACCCGCACAGGGCGGCCAGCCAGCGCTGCCCCTTGATGGTCTCCTTCAGGGAGTCGGCGGCGGTGACGCCGACGAGCATGACCACGAAGAGGAAGAGCATCATGATCGCGCCGGTGTAGACGACGATCTGGACGATGCCCAGGAAGTACGCGCCGTTGGCGAGGTAGAAGACCGCCAGGATGATCATGGTCCCGGCCAGGCAGAGCGCGCTGTGCACGGCCTTCTTCATGAGGATGGTGCACAGGGCGCCGATCACCGCGACCGTGCCGAGCACCCAGAACTGGAAGGCCTCGCCGGTGGAGGTGGAGTAGGCGGCGAGCGCGCTCATGCCTCCACCCCCTTGTGCCGGGACTCTTCGGAGGGCTTCTCGGAGGGCTTCTCGGAGGACTCGTCGGCGGGCTTCTCGCCCTTGGAGACGGCCACTTGGGGAACGGTCCCCGGCGCGGCCTCGGTGACGAGCCCTCGGTAGTAGTCCTGCTCGTCCATGCCGGGGAAGATCGAGTGCGGGCTTTCGACCATGCCCTCGTCGAGCCCGGCGAGCAGCTGCTCCTTGGTGTAGATGAGGTTCTCGCGGCTGCTGTCGGCCAGCTCGAACTCGTTCGTCATCGTCAACGCGCGCGTGGGGCACGCCTCGATGCACAGTCCGCACAGGATGCAGCGGGCGTAGTTGATCTGGTAGACGCGGCCGTAGCGCTCACCGGGTGAGTAGCGCTCCTCCTCGGTGTTGTCCGCGCCCTCCACGTAGATGGCGTCCGCGGGACAGGCCCAGGCGCAGAGCTCACAGCCGATGCACTTCTCCAGGCCGTCCGGATGGCGGTTGAGCTGGTGCCTGCCGTGGAACCGGGGAGCGGTGGTCTTCTGCTGCTCCGGATACTGCTCGGTCAGCCGCTTCTTGAACATGGCCTTGAAGGTCACGCCGAAGCCCGCCACGGGGTTCTGGAACCCCTGCTTCGATTGATTCGACTGGTTCGGTTCAGCCGACTGCTGCGGCTGCGCCGGCAGCTTCGACTTGCCCGACCGGGCCGGCTGGTTCGACTGCTCAGCCATCGGACGCCTCCTTTCCGTCATTGCGGGTTCCGTCACTTTGAGTATCGGGGCCACCACTGACAATCAGCTCCCGCTCCTGGCGCGAGCGGCGGCGTGGCACGGGTGGCAGGCTCTGTCCTGGCAGCGGTGGCACGGGGAATCCGCCCGCCATCGGGTCGAAGGAGACCGGCTCCTCCTCCTCGACGAGCGCCGCCTCGCCCTTCTCGCGCTTGTCGCGGAAGATGTCGACGACCACGGAGAGCAACAGCAGTGCGATGACTCCGCCGCCCACGTAGAGCGCGATCGAGGTGAAGTCGTAGTTCTCGTTCCGCATCGCCCTGACCGTGGCCACGAGCATCAGCCAGACCACCGAGATCGGGATCAGGACCTTCCAGCCGAGCTTCATCAGCTGGTCGTAGCGGACGCGTGGCAGCGTGCCGCGCAGCCAGATGAAGAAGAACAGCAGCAACTGGACCTTGATGACGAACCAGAGCATCGGCCACCAGCCGTGGTTCGCGCCCTCCCAGAACGTGCTGATCGGATACGGAGCCCGCCAGCCACCCAGGAAGAGCGTGACCGAGACCGCCGAGACGGTGACCATGTTGACGTACTCGGCGAGCATGAACAGCGCGAACTTGATGGAGGAGTACTCGGTGTTGAAGCCACCGACGAGGTCGCCCTCGGACTCCGGCATGTCGAACGGCGCGCGGTTGGTCTCACCGATCATCGTCACGATGTAGATCAGGAACGAGACGGGCAGCAGCAGCACGTACCAACGGTCGGCCTGCGCCTCCACGATCGCCGAGGTCGACATCGACCCGGAGTAGAGGAAGACGGAGGCGAAGGCCGCGCCCATCGCGATCTCGTAGGAGATCATCTGCGCGCAGGAGCGCAGACCGCCGAGCAGCGGATACGTGGATCCGGAACTCCAACCCGCGAGCACGATGCCGTAGATGCCGACGGAGGCGACCGCGAGGATGTAGAGCATCGCGATCGGCAGGTCGGTGAGCTGCATCGTGGTGCGCTGGCCGAAGATCGAGACTTCGTTGCCCGCGGGGCCGAAGGGGATCACGGCGATCGCCATGAAGGCCGGGATCGCGGCGACGATCGGGGCAAGGATGTAGACCACCTTGTCCGCGCGCTTGACGATCAGGTCTTCCTTCAGCATCAGCTTGATGCCGTCCGCGAGGGACTGCAGCATGCCCCAGGGGCCGTGCCGGTTGGGGCCGATGCGCAGCTGCATCCAGGCGACGACCTTGCGCTCCCACACGATGGAGAAGAGCACCGTCACCATCAGGAACGCGAAGCAGAAGACCGCCTTGACGGCGACCAGCCACCAGGGGTCACGGCCGAACATGGACAGGTCTTCCGCCGCAAGCGGCACCACGGTGTGCATCACGACGTCACCTCCGGGGCCTCAGAGGGCTCCGGCAGGACCGCCGGGCCGATGCGGACGAGGTCGCCGGGGTGCGCGCCGGTGTCCGAAGTGACGCCGCCCCCGGTCGAGTTCAGCGGCAGCCAGACCACCCGGTCGGGCATCTCCGTGACCTGGAGCGGGAGTTCGGTCGTCCCGGCCGGGCCGCTGACGGCGAGGACGTCGCCGTCCTTGACGCCCGCCTCGGCGGCCGTGGCGGGCGACACGCGCGCGTGGGCCGCGTGCCGCGTCCCCGCGAGCGCTTCGTCGCCGTCCTGGAGGCGGCCCCGGTCAAGGAGCAGCCGGTGTCCGGCGAGGACGGCCTCTCCGGAGGCGGGCCTCGGCGACTGGGCGCCGGTCTCCAGGGGCTCGGTCGCGTAATAGGAAGGTGTGGCGCTTGTCGCCTCGTCAGAAGGGTGGTGGTGGGAGACGGGCGGGACGTCCCAGCCGCCGAGCCGGTCCAGCTCGCGCCGGGTGGTCAGCAGATCGGGCAGGCCGAGGTGGATGTCACCGGCGTCGGCCAGCATGTGCAGGACGCGGGCGTCGGTCGGCGCCAGCCTGCGCGTCATCTGGTCCGGCTTGAGCGCGGCGTCGAACATCCGCGCCCTGCCCTCCCAGTTGAGGAAGGTGCCCGGCTTCTCCGCGACCGCGGCCACGGGGAGCACCACGTCGGCGTGGTCGGTGACCTCGCTGGGCCGCAGCTCCAGGGAGACCAGGAAGCCGACCTCGCCGAGCGCCTCACGCGCGCGTGCCGGGTCGGGCAGGTCGGCGACCTCGACGCCCGCCACCAGGAGGGCGCCGAGCTCACCGGTCGCGGCGGCCTCCAGGATCTGGCCGGTGTCGCGGCCGTAGCGGTGCGGGAGTTCGGCGACGCCCCAGGCGGACGCGACCTCGTCCCGTGCGCGCGGGTCGGTGGCCGGGCGTCCGCCGGGCAGCAGCGAGGGCAGCGCGCCCACCTCGATGGCGGCCCGCTCCCCCGCCCTGCGCGGGATCCACACCAGTTGCGCGCCGGTGGCGGAGGCGGCCCGCACGGCGGCGGTGAGCCCGCCGGGCACGGCCGCGAGCCGCTCGCCGACGACGATGACCGACCCCGAAGTGCGCAGCGCCTCGGCGGCCTTGGCCCCGTCGTCCGAGAGGCTCACTTCGGCGGCGAGCGCGTCCAGCCACTCCGTCTCGGTGCCGGGCGCGGCGGGCAGCAGCGTGCCGCCCGCCTTCTCCAGACCGCGGGTCGCGAACGTCGCGAGGGAGAAGGTGCGCTGGCCGTGCTTGCGCCAGGCCTTGCGCAGCCTCAGGAAGACGCCGGGCGCCTCCTCCTCGGACTCGAATCCGACGAGCAGGACGGCGGGGGCCTTCTCCAGGGCGGCGTAGGTGACGCCGGACCCGTCCAGGTCCCTGCCGCGCCCCGCCACCCGGGCCGCCAGGAAGTCGGCCTCCTCGCTGCTGTGCACGCGCGCGCGGAAGTCGATGTCGTTCGTGTCGAGCGCCACGCGCGCGTACTTGCTGTACGCGTAGGCGTCCTCCACCGTGAGGCGGCCGCCGGTCAGGACACCGGCGCGGCCGCGCGCGGCGGCGAGACCACGCGCGGCGGCGTCCAGTGCCTCGGGCCAGCTGGCGGGCTCCAGTTCACCCGTCGACGCGTCGCGCACCAGGGGGGTGGTGAGCCGGTCCGGCTTCTGCGCGTACCGGAAGCCGAAGCGCCCCTTGTCGCAGATCCACTCCTCGTTGACCTCGGGGTCGTCCTGCGCGAGCCGCCGCATGACCTTGCCGCGCCGGTGGTCCGTGCGGGTCGCGCAGCCGCCCGCGCAGTGCTCGCACACCGAGGGTGACGAGACCAGGTCGAAGGGGCGCGAGCGGAAGCGATACGCCGCCGAGGTGAGCGCGCCGACCGGGCAGATCTGGATGGTGTTCCCGGAGAAGTACGACTCGAAGGGATCGCCCTCGCCCGTGCCGACCTGCTGGAGCGCGCCGCGCTCGATCAGCTCGATCATCGGGTCGCCCGCGATCTGGTTCGAGAAGCGGGTGCAGCGCGCGCAGAGCACGCACCGCTCGCGGTCGAGAAGCACCTGCGTGGAGATCGGCACCGGCTTCTCGTACGTCCGCTTCTTGCCCTCGAAGCGGGTGTCCGGGTCGCCGACCTGCATCGCCTGGTTCTGCAGCGGGCACTCGCCGCCCTTGTCGCAGACCGGGCAGTCCAGCGGGTGGTTGATGAGGAGGAGCTCCATCACACCGCGCTGCGACTTCTCCGCGACGGGCGAGGTCAGCTGCGACTTCACGACCATGCCGTCCGTACACGTGATCGTGCAGGACGCCATCGGCTTGCGCTGGCCCTCGACCTCGACGATGCACTGGCGGCAGGCGCCCGCCGGGTCGAGGAGCGGGTGGTCGCAGAACCGGGGGATCTCGATGCCGAGCAGTTCGGCGGCCCGGATCACCAGGGTCCCCTTGGGGACGCTGATGTCGATGCCGTCGATGGTCAACGAGACGAGGTCCTCGGGCGGAACCGCCGCCTCACCGCCCCCGGAGGGAGCGCTGTTGGTGGTCACTGTCATGCGTTCACCTCCGTGGTGTGGGCGGGCCTGTCGGCCCAGAGCGTCGACTTGGCCGGGTCGAAGGGGCAGCCCCTGCCGGTGATGTGCTGCTCGTACTCCTCGCGGAAGTACTTCAGCGAGGAGAAGATCGGTGATGCGGCGCCGTCGCCGAGGGCGCAGAACGACTTGCCGTTGATGTTGTCGGCGATGTCGTTCAGCTTGTCGAGGTCGGCCATGACGCCCTTGCCCGCCTCGATGTCGCGGAGCAACTGGACCAGCCAGTAGGTCCCTTCGCGGCAGGGCGTGCACTTGCCGCAGGACTCGTGGGCGTAGAACTCGGTCCAGCGGGTCACGGCCCGCACGACGCACGTCGTCTCGTCGAAGCACTGCAGCGCCTTGGTGCCGAGCATCGATCCGGCGGCGCCCACGCCCTCGTAATCAAGGGGTACGTCGAGGTGCTCGTCGGTGAACATCGGGGTCGAAGAGCCGCCGGGCGTCCAGAACTTGAGCCGGTGCCCGGCCCGCATGCCGCCGCTCATGTCGAGCAGCTGGCGCAGCGTGATGCCGAGCGGCGCCTCGTACTGCCCCGGGCTGGTGACGTGCCCGCTGAGCGAGTAGAGCGTGAAGCCGGGGGACTTCTCGCTCCCCATCGACTTGAACCAGTCTTTTCCGCGATTCAGGATCGCGGGAACGGATGCGATGGACTCGACGTTGTTCACGACAGTGGGGCATGCGTAAAGGCCCGCGACCGCAGGGAAAGGGGGACGCAGTCGCGGTTGGCCTCGACGGCCTTCGAGCGAGTCGAGCAGCGCGGTCTCCTCACCGCAGATGTACGCGCCCGCGCCCGCGTGCACGGTGAGTTCGAGGTCGAGTCCGCTGCCCAGGACGTTCTTGCCGAGGTAGCCCGCCGCGTAGGCCTCGCGGACGGCCTCGTGCAGCCTGCGCAGCACGGGGACGACCTCGCCCCGCAGATAGATGAAGGCATGCGACGAACGGATCGCGTAGCACGCGATCACGATCCCCTCGATGAGGGAATGCGGGTTCGCGAAGAGGAGCGGGATGTCCTTGCAGGTCCCCGGCTCCGATTCGTCGGCGTTGACAACTAGATAGTGTGGCTTGCCATCGCCCTGGGGAATGAACTGCCACTTCATTCCGGTGGGGAAGCCCGCGCCGCCCCTGCCCCGCAGGCCCGAGTCCTTCACGTACGCGATGAGGTCGTCCGGGTCCATGGCGAGGGCCTTGCGCAGCCCTTCGTACCCGTCGTGGCGCCGGTAGGTCTCAAGGGTCCAGGACTTGTCCTCGTCCCAGAAGGCCGAAAGGACCGGCGCCAGCAGCTTCTCGGGGCTGGTCTCGTTGTTGATCTCGGCTGCCACGGTCATCACTCCCCCTCCTCGGTGCCCGCGCCAGAGGGCGACTCATCACGCGGGTGCACCACGCGCGGCTGCGGCAACTCGCCCTTGGCCAGGCGCAGTCCGATCAGCGACGCGGGGCCCGCGCCGCCGCTCGCCTCGACGGCACCGGGCCGCTCGTCGGGGAAGCCCGCCAGGATCCGGGCGGTCTCCTTGTACGTGCAGATCGACGCGCCGCGCGTGGGCTCCACCGGCACGCCCGCGCGCAGGTCGTCGACGAGCCGTTTGGCGGAGTCGGGGGTCTGGTTGTCGAAGAACTCCCAGTTGACCATCACCACGGGGGCGAAGTCGCAGGCGGCGTTGCACTCGATGTGCTCAAGCGTGATCTTGCCGTCCTCGGTCGTCTCGTCGTTGCCGACGCCGAGGTGCTGCTTGAGCTCGTCGAAGATCGCGTCGCCGCCCATCACCGCGCACAACGTGTTGGTGCAGACGCCGACTTGGTAGTCGCCGGACGGCTTGCGCCGGTACATGGTGTAGAAGGTCGCGACCGCGGTGACCTCGGCCGTGGTCAGGCCGAGCACCTCGGCGCAGAACCGCATGCCCGTGCGCGTGACGTGCCCCTCTTCGGACTGCACCAGGTGCAGCAGGGGAAGGAGGGCCGAGCGCGAGTCCGGATAGCGGGCGATGACCTCCTTGGCGTCCGCGTCGAGCCTGGCGCGCACGTCGGCCGGGTAGTCGGGGGCGGGGAGTTGGGGCATGCCCAGGCTGACGCCCGCACTCTGCTCGGAAGGAGTGGTGGTCACCGGTCGACGCCTCCCATCACGGGGTCGATGGACGCGACGGCGACGATGACGTCGGCGACCTGGCCGCCCTCGCACATCGCCGCCATGGCCTGCAGGTTGGTGAAGGACGGGTCGCGGAAGTGGACCCGGTAGGGGCGGGTGCCCCCGTCGGAGACGACATGCACGCCGAGTTCGCCCTTGGGCGACTCGACCGCCGTGTACACCTGCCCCGGCGGGACCCTGAAGCCCTCGGTCACCAGCTTGAAGTGGTGGATGAGGGACTCCATGGAGGTGCCCATGATCTTCTTGATGTGGTCGAGCGAGTTGCCCAGACCGTCCGGGCCGAGCGCCAGTTGCGCGGGCCAGGCGATCTTCTTGTCCTCGACCATGACGGGGCCGGGGGCGAGCCGGTCGAGGCACTGCTCGACGATCCGCAGGGACTGCCGCATCTCTTCCAGGCGGATCAGGAACCGCCCGTAGGAGTCGCAGGTGTCGGCGGTCGGGATGTCGAAGTCGTAGTTCTCGTAGCCGCAGTAGGGGTCCGTCTTGCGCAGGTCGTGCGGGAGGCCCGCGGAGCGCAGGACGGGGCCCGTGGCGCCGAGCGCCATGCAGCCGGAGAGGTCCAGATAGCCGACGTCCTGCATGCGGGCCTTGAAGATGGGGTTCCCGGTGGCGAGCTTGTCGTACTCCGGGAGGTTCTTCTTCATCTTCTTCACGAACTCTCGGACCTGGTCCACGGCGCCCGGGGGCAGGTCCTGGGCGAGTCCGCCGGGCCGGATGTACGCGTGGTTCATCCGCAGGCCGGTGATCAACTCGTAGATATCGAGAATGAGTTCACGATCACGGAAGCCGTAGATCATGATCGTGGTCGCGCCGAGCTCCATGCCGCCGGTGGCGATGCACACCAGGTGCGAGGAGAGCCGGTTGAGCTCCATGAGGAGCACGCGGATGATCGAGGCGCGGTCCGGGATCTGGTCCTCGATGCCGAGGAGCTTCTCGACGCCGAGGCAGTACGCCGTCTCGTTGAAGAACGGCGTCAGGTAGTCCATGCGCGTGACGAACGTCGTGCCCTGCGTCCACGTGCGGTATTCGAGGTTCTTCTCGATGCCCGTGTGCAGATAGCCGATGCCACAGCGAGCCTCGGTGACGGTCTCGCCCTCGATCTCCAGGATCAGCCGGAGCACGCCGTGCGTGGACGGGTGCTGGGGACCCATGTTGACGATGATGCGCTCGTCGTCGGCCTTGGCCGCCGACTGGACGACCTCGTCCCAGTCGCCGCCGGTGACCGTATATACGGTCCCCTCGGTGGTCTCACGAGCGGAAGCGGGGGAAGTTCCCTGAGTTGCAGACATCAGCTGTACGACCTCCGCTGGTCCGGAGCCGGGATCTGGGCGCCCTTGTACTCGACGGGGATGCCGCCGAGGGGGTAGTCCTTGCGCTGCGGGAAGCCCTGCCAGTCGTCCGGCATCATGATCCGCGTCAACGCCGGGTGACCGTCGAAGATCAGACCGAAGAAGTCGTACGTCTCGCGCTCGTGCCAGTCGTTGGTCGGATAGACCGAGACGAGGGAAGGGACGTGCGGATCGGCGTCGGGGGCACTGACCTCGATGCGGATCAGCCGGTTGTGGGTGAGCGAGCGCAGGTGGTAGACGGCGTGCAGCTCGCGGCCCACGTTCTGGGAGGACGCGGTGCCCTCGAAGTGGACGCCGCTCACGCCGGTGCAGAGCTCGAAGCGCAGCGCCGGGTCGTCGCGCAGGGTCTGGGCGACGCGCAGGAGGTGCTCGCGCGCGATGTGGAAGGTGAGTTCGCCGCGGTCGACGACCGTCTTCTCGATCGCGTTCTCCGGGACCAGGCCCTGTTCCTCCAGGGCCCCCTCCAGCTCGTCGGCGACCTCGTCGAACCAGCCGCCGTAGGGGCGCGAGGAAGCGCCGGGCAGCGCGACGGTCCGTACGAGACCGCCGTAGCCGGAGGTGTCGCCGCCGTCGTTGGCGCCGAACATGCCCCTGCGTACGCCGATGACCTCGCCGGCCTCGTCGCGCGGCGCCGGTACGCCGTTGCCGTTCAGGTGCTCATCGTGCGAGCCATGCGAGTCGTGCGCGTCACTCACCGCAGCAGCCCCTTCATCTCGATGGTGGGGAGCGCCTTGAGGGCCGCCTCCTCCGCCTCACGGGCCGCTTCTTCCGCGTTCACGCCGAGCTTGGAGCCCTGGATCTTCTGGTGGAGCTTGAGAATCGCGTCCATCAGCATCTCGGGGCGCGGCGGGCAACCGGGCAAATAGATGTCAACAGGGACGACATGGTCCACACCCTGCACAATCGCGTAATTGTTGAACATCCCACCTGATGACGCGCAAACCCCCATGGAAATGACCCACTTGGGATTGGGCATCTGGTCATAGACCTGCCGCAGCACCGGCGCCATCTTCTGGCTCACCCGGCCCGCCACGATCATCAGGTCCGCCTGGCGCGGTGAACCGCGGAAGACCTCCATGCCGAAGCGCGCCAGGTCGTACCGCCCGGCGCCCGTCGTCATCATCTCGATGGCGCAGCACGCGAGGCCGAACGTGGCCGGGAAGACGGATGACTTGCGCACCCAGCCCGCGGCCTGTTCGACGGTGGTCAGCAGAAATCCGCTCGGCAGTTTCTCTTCGAGTCCCATGCTCTTTGCCCCTCAGACCTTTAGTCCCATTCCAGGCCGCCGCGCCGCCATACGTACGCGTACGCGACGAAGACGGTGAGCACGAAGAGCAGCATCTCCACGAGCCCGAAAATCCCCAGCGCGTCAAAGGTGACGGCCCAGGGGTAAAGGAAGACGATCTCGATGTCGAAGACGATGAAGAGCATCGCCGTCAGGTAGTACTTGATGGGGAATCGCCCACCACCGGCCGGCGTCGGTGTCGGCTCGATAC contains these protein-coding regions:
- a CDS encoding NADH-quinone oxidoreductase subunit C, coding for MSDAHDSHGSHDEHLNGNGVPAPRDEAGEVIGVRRGMFGANDGGDTSGYGGLVRTVALPGASSRPYGGWFDEVADELEGALEEQGLVPENAIEKTVVDRGELTFHIAREHLLRVAQTLRDDPALRFELCTGVSGVHFEGTASSQNVGRELHAVYHLRSLTHNRLIRIEVSAPDADPHVPSLVSVYPTNDWHERETYDFFGLIFDGHPALTRIMMPDDWQGFPQRKDYPLGGIPVEYKGAQIPAPDQRRSYS
- a CDS encoding NuoB/complex I 20 kDa subunit family protein, which encodes MGLEEKLPSGFLLTTVEQAAGWVRKSSVFPATFGLACCAIEMMTTGAGRYDLARFGMEVFRGSPRQADLMIVAGRVSQKMAPVLRQVYDQMPNPKWVISMGVCASSGGMFNNYAIVQGVDHVVPVDIYLPGCPPRPEMLMDAILKLHQKIQGSKLGVNAEEAAREAEEAALKALPTIEMKGLLR
- a CDS encoding NADH-quinone oxidoreductase subunit G translates to MTVTTNSAPSGGGEAAVPPEDLVSLTIDGIDISVPKGTLVIRAAELLGIEIPRFCDHPLLDPAGACRQCIVEVEGQRKPMASCTITCTDGMVVKSQLTSPVAEKSQRGVMELLLINHPLDCPVCDKGGECPLQNQAMQVGDPDTRFEGKKRTYEKPVPISTQVLLDRERCVLCARCTRFSNQIAGDPMIELIERGALQQVGTGEGDPFESYFSGNTIQICPVGALTSAAYRFRSRPFDLVSSPSVCEHCAGGCATRTDHRRGKVMRRLAQDDPEVNEEWICDKGRFGFRYAQKPDRLTTPLVRDASTGELEPASWPEALDAAARGLAAARGRAGVLTGGRLTVEDAYAYSKYARVALDTNDIDFRARVHSSEEADFLAARVAGRGRDLDGSGVTYAALEKAPAVLLVGFESEEEAPGVFLRLRKAWRKHGQRTFSLATFATRGLEKAGGTLLPAAPGTETEWLDALAAEVSLSDDGAKAAEALRTSGSVIVVGERLAAVPGGLTAAVRAASATGAQLVWIPRRAGERAAIEVGALPSLLPGGRPATDPRARDEVASAWGVAELPHRYGRDTGQILEAAATGELGALLVAGVEVADLPDPARAREALGEVGFLVSLELRPSEVTDHADVVLPVAAVAEKPGTFLNWEGRARMFDAALKPDQMTRRLAPTDARVLHMLADAGDIHLGLPDLLTTRRELDRLGGWDVPPVSHHHPSDEATSATPSYYATEPLETGAQSPRPASGEAVLAGHRLLLDRGRLQDGDEALAGTRHAAHARVSPATAAEAGVKDGDVLAVSGPAGTTELPLQVTEMPDRVVWLPLNSTGGGVTSDTGAHPGDLVRIGPAVLPEPSEAPEVTS
- the nuoK gene encoding NADH-quinone oxidoreductase subunit NuoK — encoded protein: MNPVNYLYLSALLFAIGATGVLIRRNAIVVFMCIELMLNACNLAFVTFSRMHGNLDGQIIAFFTMVVAAAEVVVGLAIIVSLFRSRHSASVDDASLMKL
- the nuoI gene encoding NADH-quinone oxidoreductase subunit NuoI, whose product is MAEQSNQPARSGKSKLPAQPQQSAEPNQSNQSKQGFQNPVAGFGVTFKAMFKKRLTEQYPEQQKTTAPRFHGRHQLNRHPDGLEKCIGCELCAWACPADAIYVEGADNTEEERYSPGERYGRVYQINYARCILCGLCIEACPTRALTMTNEFELADSSRENLIYTKEQLLAGLDEGMVESPHSIFPGMDEQDYYRGLVTEAAPGTVPQVAVSKGEKPADESSEKPSEKPSEESRHKGVEA
- the nuoF gene encoding NADH-quinone oxidoreductase subunit NuoF translates to MTVAAEINNETSPEKLLAPVLSAFWDEDKSWTLETYRRHDGYEGLRKALAMDPDDLIAYVKDSGLRGRGGAGFPTGMKWQFIPQGDGKPHYLVVNADESEPGTCKDIPLLFANPHSLIEGIVIACYAIRSSHAFIYLRGEVVPVLRRLHEAVREAYAAGYLGKNVLGSGLDLELTVHAGAGAYICGEETALLDSLEGRRGQPRLRPPFPAVAGLYACPTVVNNVESIASVPAILNRGKDWFKSMGSEKSPGFTLYSLSGHVTSPGQYEAPLGITLRQLLDMSGGMRAGHRLKFWTPGGSSTPMFTDEHLDVPLDYEGVGAAGSMLGTKALQCFDETTCVVRAVTRWTEFYAHESCGKCTPCREGTYWLVQLLRDIEAGKGVMADLDKLNDIADNINGKSFCALGDGAASPIFSSLKYFREEYEQHITGRGCPFDPAKSTLWADRPAHTTEVNA
- a CDS encoding NADH-quinone oxidoreductase subunit J, which produces MSALAAYSTSTGEAFQFWVLGTVAVIGALCTILMKKAVHSALCLAGTMIILAVFYLANGAYFLGIVQIVVYTGAIMMLFLFVVMLVGVTAADSLKETIKGQRWLAALCGFGFAVLLFAGIGNASVKEFNGLGKANAGGNVEGLAGLIFTKYVFAFEITGALLITATVGAMVMTHRERTERAKTQRERAEERVREGKHLPPLPAPGVYARHNAVDIAGLLPDGTPSELTVMQTLRERGQIRDVSDEALEDLRALEQRSTDRLERPDLRRTDSGRTEEASK
- a CDS encoding NADH-quinone oxidoreductase subunit A — translated: MNAYAPILVLGALGAGFAIFSVVMATLIGPKRYNRAKLEAYECGIEPTPTPAGGGRFPIKYYLTAMLFIVFDIEIVFLYPWAVTFDALGIFGLVEMLLFVLTVFVAYAYVWRRGGLEWD
- the nuoH gene encoding NADH-quinone oxidoreductase subunit NuoH, with product MHTVVPLAAEDLSMFGRDPWWLVAVKAVFCFAFLMVTVLFSIVWERKVVAWMQLRIGPNRHGPWGMLQSLADGIKLMLKEDLIVKRADKVVYILAPIVAAIPAFMAIAVIPFGPAGNEVSIFGQRTTMQLTDLPIAMLYILAVASVGIYGIVLAGWSSGSTYPLLGGLRSCAQMISYEIAMGAAFASVFLYSGSMSTSAIVEAQADRWYVLLLPVSFLIYIVTMIGETNRAPFDMPESEGDLVGGFNTEYSSIKFALFMLAEYVNMVTVSAVSVTLFLGGWRAPYPISTFWEGANHGWWPMLWFVIKVQLLLFFFIWLRGTLPRVRYDQLMKLGWKVLIPISVVWLMLVATVRAMRNENYDFTSIALYVGGGVIALLLLSVVVDIFRDKREKGEAALVEEEEPVSFDPMAGGFPVPPLPGQSLPPVPRRRSRQERELIVSGGPDTQSDGTRNDGKEASDG
- a CDS encoding NADH-quinone oxidoreductase subunit D; the encoded protein is MSATQGTSPASARETTEGTVYTVTGGDWDEVVQSAAKADDERIIVNMGPQHPSTHGVLRLILEIEGETVTEARCGIGYLHTGIEKNLEYRTWTQGTTFVTRMDYLTPFFNETAYCLGVEKLLGIEDQIPDRASIIRVLLMELNRLSSHLVCIATGGMELGATTIMIYGFRDRELILDIYELITGLRMNHAYIRPGGLAQDLPPGAVDQVREFVKKMKKNLPEYDKLATGNPIFKARMQDVGYLDLSGCMALGATGPVLRSAGLPHDLRKTDPYCGYENYDFDIPTADTCDSYGRFLIRLEEMRQSLRIVEQCLDRLAPGPVMVEDKKIAWPAQLALGPDGLGNSLDHIKKIMGTSMESLIHHFKLVTEGFRVPPGQVYTAVESPKGELGVHVVSDGGTRPYRVHFRDPSFTNLQAMAAMCEGGQVADVIVAVASIDPVMGGVDR
- the nuoE gene encoding NADH-quinone oxidoreductase subunit NuoE, with the translated sequence MTTTPSEQSAGVSLGMPQLPAPDYPADVRARLDADAKEVIARYPDSRSALLPLLHLVQSEEGHVTRTGMRFCAEVLGLTTAEVTAVATFYTMYRRKPSGDYQVGVCTNTLCAVMGGDAIFDELKQHLGVGNDETTEDGKITLEHIECNAACDFAPVVMVNWEFFDNQTPDSAKRLVDDLRAGVPVEPTRGASICTYKETARILAGFPDERPGAVEASGGAGPASLIGLRLAKGELPQPRVVHPRDESPSGAGTEEGE